AATCGCACAGCGCGAACAATACGTTAGCCGATAACCACGGCAACAAGGGGAACACCTCCAAGGCTGCAACAAACCACGTCTGCATTGCCTTTGAACACGGAAATGTGTGTATCTTCTCAGAAGACGAAGCTAACAAGGAGTTCatttacgaaaaattaatatataggAAAGTATGCGATATCGTTAAAATCGAAATGTTCCCAATTAATAACAATCTGAACTGCTTAATTCTTTACAGGGACTACACCTTAATTTTGTACAAGGACAGGTACCTTAGTTCTGTTAAGCTCCCCACACATGAATATGCGTATAATTTCTGCCTGAGCACGAACTATCAAAATATGGCCGTCTTCAACCACATcagtatgtacatatatgacATTTCGAAGAATGATCTTTGTATGGATGACAAGGGGGATGCGAAGGCAGAGGGGGGGACACACAAGTCGAGTGGAGTGGAGGACACTCAAGGGAGTGTCAACAACGGGGGCAGCGGCAACAACGGGGGCAGCGGCAACAACGGAGGCAGCGGCGACAACGGGGGCAGCGGCAACAACGGAGGCAGCGGCGACAATGGTGATAGGGGTTGTAACGGTGGAGACGACACCGCCAACAACTGTGTCGAGGTGAAGAACATCTTCGAGCTTTcgaagaattacaaaaatattctgACTTGCGACTGGCATCCAAAAAACCACTGCATTTCCCTGTGTGGAAAAAAGGCCGTGCGGTACCTAACCATATATAACTACAAGGTATACGAATTTTCTGGAGCAGAAATTCACGAGTCCTTTATCAATGCCACCAAGTTCATCACCATTTCGGACAACGTAATTTTACTCACTACATTAAGTTGCGCCGATTACCTTTTTTGCGTGTGGGAATTCGAACTCGAGTACTGCCTCTACAAATTTAAGAGCGAGTATTtgatttcccattttgatctGTCTTACTTCAATGATCATCTTCATATATCCATGCTAGCCCAGGAGAAACACTTAGCTAATGTAAAActgatggggaaaaaaatcttgCAAAAAATCGAGTGGAACGATtcagaaaaggaagcaagTAGCGCTGAAGAAGAATACCAAAATGATGGGTCCAAATGGGAGCGCTCCACTGCTGGAAAACAAATTCATGAGAAGCAAAACATAAACAACCTTGCTGATATTTTGAAAGATAACAGTAACTACCAcgtggagaagaagaaaaaactcaGCGTGAAGAGCACGTCCACCTTTCTAAATGAGCGAAATAAAATGAGTAGCGAGTTACGCACAGGGAATAACGATAAAAGAAGGAATAGCGATTCATATTCTGGCGAACTATACCTTCATTtgaataatgtaaaaaagagaaaaaagaaaatattcacggatgatgatgaagaaagCAAAGATACATTTATCAACATGTCACATAAGAAAGTTGAACGGGATCGAGATGGAGATGCACAAAACAAGAGGGAAGACAAGCAGGATGAGGACTACGATGGTAGGAAGGCAGACAAGGACAGTGACTACCAATACAATAGTGACGAAAATGAGAAACATATTTCGCATAACAAAAAGAGACACACCAACCCAGCTGAAGAAGACAATGAGTACAATCCGAAGGAATATAATTTACAAGaatttataaacaaaaatagagATGTCATAAGGAATAGCAATAAAGGAAGGCGGAATACCGacccattttttgaagacAGCAATTATTTGTTCGATAATGAAGATGAACAGAAAAGCGTAACCGGATTTAATACCTACGTTAAAGACAAATTTGACCAACTGAGAGAACTAAAAAAGCAAGTAGATTTACTTCAAAAGCAGATTAGTGgttatacaaaaattaatcatGACGATTTTATTGTACTCTGTCCAGGATTATGTGAAGAAccagaaaatataaatgaccAATGGTGCATGTTCTGGAATGATATAGGACAtataacaaagaaaaaagagggaaacaaaacctacatttatgtatatcTCTTCAGAGGGGAAGAtgttgggaagaaaaaaatcacagaTATTTACAACGTAACGGCTGCATCTCTAAGTGCCTACGGATTTGCTTTAGCATCTAACCCGTATGAAAAATCTTTCTCAAAAATTAACAGCATATTATGTTTTCACAATTTGAGAGATAATGTCATTTGGAACAAATACCTACCAAATGATGAATTCATAAAAGGAGTAGCCAACGGAAATAACTTCGTCGCCATTGTCACATCTAGTAATTTTCTTAGAGTCTATTCTACATATGGATATATAATCAACACCTTTCTCTTGAAGGGTTTACCTGTAGCTATCTGTGCATATGActacctcctttttgtgatcACCtgtcaatatatttttgaaggcGTATCCACATATAACATAAACAACACATATAATTGCACACTctacaaaattaatgaaaattttaccaACTTGAAATCGAACAAGTACAACACATATCACATAACCATACTCTATGATGATGTCTTGTCTCTCCCTTCATGTCATTATTTGAATTGGGTCAACATGTCCAACTTTGGTATTCCATACGTTAGGGACACGtccaattttatatatggTTTATATCCTCTTTTTAAGAGCAGCACTAACCATATTGTGTATGATTGGGTCCCAGTTTTCGATTTTAACAATTTGAACAAAGTAGAACCCACGGAAAGGAGGGCTGCTAAACAAA
This genomic stretch from Plasmodium cynomolgi strain B DNA, chromosome 14, whole genome shotgun sequence harbors:
- a CDS encoding hypothetical protein (putative), coding for MKDLFFADINSALILRHYDNKLLLVSGNKIKFYTYEEIKKVVRAQNIAIYGVDYIDKNEKIVYISNNVKLKCPLRISEARFGGTDIRSFNNDNGIATEGKRDHTDQVASAPAQIVTSQNSHESDPHNGDSCNGAPHSDNLPNGDATTTGESHSANNTLADNHGNKGNTSKAATNHVCIAFEHGNVCIFSEDEANKEFIYEKLIYRKVCDIVKIEMFPINNNLNCLILYRDYTLILYKDRYLSSVKLPTHEYAYNFCLSTNYQNMAVFNHISMYIYDISKNDLCMDDKGDAKAEGGTHKSSGVEDTQGSVNNGGSGNNGGSGNNGGSGDNGGSGNNGGSGDNGDRGCNGGDDTANNCVEVKNIFELSKNYKNILTCDWHPKNHCISLCGKKAVRYLTIYNYKVYEFSGAEIHESFINATKFITISDNVILLTTLSCADYLFCVWEFELEYCLYKFKSEYLISHFDLSYFNDHLHISMLAQEKHLANVKLMGKKILQKIEWNDSEKEASSAEEEYQNDGSKWERSTAGKQIHEKQNINNLADILKDNSNYHVEKKKKLSVKSTSTFLNERNKMSSELRTGNNDKRRNSDSYSGELYLHLNNVKKRKKKIFTDDDEESKDTFINMSHKKVERDRDGDAQNKREDKQDEDYDGRKADKDSDYQYNSDENEKHISHNKKRHTNPAEEDNEYNPKEYNLQEFINKNRDVIRNSNKGRRNTDPFFEDSNYLFDNEDEQKSVTGFNTYVKDKFDQLRELKKQVDLLQKQISGYTKINHDDFIVLCPGLCEEPENINDQWCMFWNDIGHITKKKEGNKTYIYVYLFRGEDVGKKKITDIYNVTAASLSAYGFALASNPYEKSFSKINSILCFHNLRDNVIWNKYLPNDEFIKGVANGNNFVAIVTSSVSTYNINNTYNCTLYKINENFTNLKSNKYNTYHITILYDDVLSLPSCHYLNWVNMSNFGIPYVRDTSNFIYGLYPLFKSSTNHIVYDWVPVFDFNNLNKVEPTERRAAKQNAKHMHGNMKGSNKHAATDAQQDEGEKGENEQNVNDDNPDDDLLTYSECTYYPLYFDNFEQISVIKLNKNEVEPRSNKIESCLGYNVEKKYILTNECNLIKYERFVKLIQTNPNLSLDNDSNNSEFTSLPWEQYDELRSRVDLFCKQLFANIHYDYMNDGKNKSASDTLKSLNKLYDKWIMRMFAILKNDKKNQKLAVKTSRLFKNIKNMMLSISLVDDEYSTLHSEITNEYLKRQIKDESYKNFEENLHYDEDYNDDEQKRKEIYEKCYNNNQHMSEDEKKKLPDVKQMNQQYINVAKPQVEHKEKKESGFLDKFFTGVTKNQSVDNLFSQEKKTTQIKKKNTLESFFSELKEN